The Manihot esculenta cultivar AM560-2 chromosome 11, M.esculenta_v8, whole genome shotgun sequence genome includes a region encoding these proteins:
- the LOC122725085 gene encoding GDSL esterase/lipase-like, whose product MASVAYSIFILSLFVFTIVNLHPVSSEFDEYFFIFGDGLYDSGNTEYIIPDEYLPVYHSPYGNTYFKHGTGRYSDGRLIPDFIAHKVGFPDFIPPALNTSANFTYGANFASEGASVFDIQQNNSLNFRNQVRHFIELIKEWRADLQNITEVNRRLKKAVLLINIGTPDILNANITSNTTDAQLETITTEVIGNISDKIKVLYDLGARKFVFQTPPPLGFLPYVKQTRNDSIISVKLNIVALLVVDELYAALMEIKQLNPAFNFTIFGDFFPIFWRVLLPPLFGFNESRVACCGNGTVRGQGCGVLGYEYCVCGNKTEYLFFDGTHYSEAANKQLVELMWDKKSGYIVPYDLKDFFEISNSTSLKSAT is encoded by the exons ATGGCAAGTGTAGCTTATTCCATCTTCATCTTAAGTTTATTCGTTTTCACCATTGTCAATCTACATCCAGTTTCCTCTGAGTTTGATGAGTATTTCTTCATCTTTGGAGATGGACTCTATGATTCAGGCAATACTGAATACATAATTCCTGACGAGTATCTTCCCGTTTATCACTCCCCATATGGCAACACTTATTTTAAACATGGCACAGGAAGATATTCGGATGGTCGCCTAATTCCTGATTTTATTG CTCATAAGGTTGGCTTTCCTGATTTCATTCCCCCGGCCCTCAACACTAGTGCAAATTTCACTTATGGTGCCAATTTCGCTTCAGAAGGTGCAAGTGTTTTCGATATTCAACAAAACAATTCA CTGAACTTTCGAAATCAGGTTAGACACTTCATAGAATTGATAAAAGAATGGAGAGCCGACCTACAAAATATAACCGAAGTCAATAGGAGGTTGAAGAAGGCTGTTCTCTTAATTAACATAGGGACTCCTGATATTTTGAATGCTAATATCACTTCTAACACCACCGACGCTCAATTGGAAACTATTACAACGGAAGTGATTGGGAATATTTCGGACAAGATCAAG GTGTTGTATGATTTAGGAGCAAGGAAATTTGTATTTCAGACTCCGCCGCCCCTTGGCTTCCTTCCATATGTTAAGCAAACGCGCAATGATTCCATTATTTCTGTAAAACTGAATATAGTAGCACTTTTGGTAGTTGATGAACTATATGCGGCGCTCATGGAGATTAAACAACTAAATCCAGCATTCAATTTTACAATCTTTGGGGACTTCTTTCCCATTTTCTGGAGAGTATTATTACCTCCACTTTTTG GATTCAACGAAAGTCGCGTCGCATGCTGTGGCAATGGCACAGTTCGTGGCCAAGGTTGTGGAGTTTTAGGTTATGAATACTGCGTATGTGGTAATAAGACAGAATACTTGTTTTTTGATGGGACTCATTATAGTGAGGCTGCTAATAAACAACTAGTTGAACTGATGTGGGACAAGAAATCAGGTTACATAGTACCTTATGATCTTAAGGATTTCTTTGAAATATCGAACTCCACATCTCTCAAGTCTGCAACTTAA